One Nicotiana tomentosiformis chromosome 4, ASM39032v3, whole genome shotgun sequence genomic window carries:
- the LOC104116589 gene encoding uncharacterized protein, producing the protein MKMTWKNQSKKKPNNKRPITPPSQNLPFEVENPTHDFTVEAVSESNLISHTNGDDDTIKLVESFQELGNKLAEDGKYREALGKWEAAILLMPDRAILHEQKAQILLELGETWNALKAATRATGLEPSWAEAWITLGRAQLNYGEPDSAIESLDRALAIKPDSAEVRNDRQAALHHIQRRKQLQTSGLSMNQNRFAVVDKSESG; encoded by the exons atgaagatgacaTGGAAAAATCAGAGCAAAAAGAAACCTAATAATAAGAGACCCATTACTCCTCCTTCCCAAAACCTCCCTTTCGAAGTTGAAAATCCTACTCACGATTTCACTGTCGAAGCCGTGTCGGAGAGTAACTTAATTTCTCATACTAATGGAGATGATGATACAATAAAGCTTGTGGAATCCTTTCAAGAACTAGGAAATAAGCTTGCTGAG GATGGGAAATATCGTGAAGCACTTGGGAAGTGGGAAGCTGCAATACTTTTGATGCCAGATCGTGCAATTCTGCATGAACAGAAGGCTCAAATTTTGCTTGAACTTGGAGAAACATGGAATGCGCTAAAAGCTGCTACTC GTGCAACTGGATTGGAACCAAGCTGGGCTGAG GCGTGGATCACCCTTGGTAGAGCACAGCTGAATTATGGTGAGCCTGACAGTGCTATCGAAAGCTTAGACAGAGCATTAGCCATCAAG CCGGATTCTGCTGAGGTGCGTAATGACCGACAAGCGGCCTTGCATCATATTCAGAGGAGAAAACAGTTACAGACATCAGGTTTGAGCATGAACCAAAACCGTTTTGCTGTAGTAGACAAATCTGAGAGcggttga
- the LOC104116590 gene encoding PHD finger protein EHD3: MVGEDVGNSGGDSVVLGVLAENALTVRKLKGRPVNVENGDMNPSGSSGDVCRTYKRRKRTKVVEDGKVPACQNTYKSMNEPLDTTLNKSSCTQASVAHLRPHGLLNDFSYQPVRNWKGAVLKQMFQSLESDGGLKECIQEALASHSEAGCAVETKESGKCCDYGNRHSLPSKFVSQNGAKAVSNGSVDEPKRYTVTEICQQMFLDVVKSEKFAQLCDVLFKNFEGMKVDKFFDVSHIHSRMKDGSYEGSSLLFQTDIQQMWTKLHEVGSEMISLSRSLSDISRASFQAQVSCSTRGITEDGKDELVAKMEQAEISGVNKRCACQCCGEKADGRDSLACDSCEEIYHVCCVEPTVKEIPLKSWYCAKCTAKGIESPHDNCVVCERLSASRSVIIEDGVEESTTEDMLLELEESLNGLVDDELKLCKGVEDLPCCNICRAEVGSNGNYKICGHSFCPHKFYHERCLTRKQLDTYGSCWYCPSCLCRACLKDCDDDKIVLCDGCDHAYHIFCMQPPRTSIPRGKWFCRKCDMQIQRIRKAKRTYETKQNELKKRTEQCGRLGVPKGKDEEALNKSGGVEMLLNAAKTLNYQEDLASFGSKDQ, translated from the exons ATGGTTGGTGAAGATGTAGGAAATAGTGGTGGTGATAGTGTCGTGCTGGGTGTATTGGCTGAAAATGCTCTAACTGTAAGGAAATTGAAGGGCCGCCCAGTTAATGTCGAGAATGGTGATATGAACCCTTCAGGGTCATCAGGTGATGTTTGCCGGACTTACAAGAGGCGGAAGCGTACCAAAGTAGTAGAAGATGGCAAGGTTCCGGCTTGTCAAAATACTTACAAG TCAATGAATGAACCACTAGATACAACTCTTAACAAAAGTTCCTGCACACAAGCTAGTGTAGCTCATTTGAGACCACATGGTCTTCTGAATGATTTCAGTTATCAGCCTGTTAGAAATTGGAAGGGTGCTGTTCTGAAGCAGATGTTTCAATCACTAGAGAGTGATGGTGGTTTAAAAGAGTGTATTCAAGAGGCACTTGCATCACATTCAGAAGCCGGTTGTGCTGTTGAAACTAAG GAATCTGGAAAGTGTTGTGATTATGGGAACAGACATTCTCTGCCATCAAAGTTTGTATCTCAAAATGGAGCAAAGGCAGTGTCTAATGGATCAGTGGATGAGCCAAAAAGATACACAGTGACAGAGATCTGTCAGCAGATGTTTCTGGATGTTGTCAAATCAGAAAAATTTGCTCAATTATGTGATGTgctttttaaaaattttgaaggAATGAAGGTTGACAAATTTTTTGATGTCAGTCATATTCACTCAAGGATGAAAGATGGATCTTATGAGGGCTCATCCCTCCTTTTTCAAACAGATATTCAACAG ATGTGGACAAAGCTTCATGAAGTTGGCAGTGAAATGATTTCTCTTTCAAGGAGCCTTTCAGACATATCAAGGGCTTCTTTCCAAGCTCAG GTGAGCTGTTCAACGCGTGGAATTACTGAGGATGGAAAAGATGAG TTGGTTGCTAAAATGGAACAAGCAGAGATCTCTGGTGTAAATAAAAGGTGTGCTTGCCAATGTTGTGGGGAGAAGGCGGATGGTAGAGATAGTTTAGCTTGTGATTCATGTGAGGAGATTTACCACGTCTGCTGTGTTGAGCCTACTGTGAAAGAAATTCCACTAAAAAGTTGGTATTGTGCCAAATGTACTGCAAAGGGAATTGAATCACCGCATGACAACTGTGTAGTATGCGAAAGACTCAGCGCCTCTAGATCAGTGATAATTGAAGATGGGGTTGAAGAATCTACAACTGAAGACATGCTTCTGGAATTGGAGGAAAGCTTAAATGGTTTAGTGGATGATGAACTTAAACTATGTAAAGGAGTTGAGGATCTGCCCTGTTGCAACATATGTAGAGCTGAGGTGGGAAGTAATGGAAACTATAAAATATGTGGCCATTCCTTCTGCCCTCACAAGTTTTACCATGAGAGGTGCTTGACTAGAAAGCAGTTGGATACTTATGGCTCCTGCTGGTACTGTCCGTCGTGTCTGTGTAGAGCTTGCCTTAAAGATTGTGATGATGACAAAATTGTACTTTGTGACGGCTGTGATCACGCTTATCATATTTTCTGCATGCAGCCACCACGCACTTCAATTCCTAGAGGGAAATGGTTTTGCAGAAAATGTGACATGCAGATACAGCGTATACGCAAAGCAAAAAGGACATATGAGACTAAGCAAAATGAATTGAAAAAGAGAACTGAACAATGTGGAAGATTAGGTGTACCAAAAGGAAAGGATGAGGAAGCTTTAAACAAATCTGGAGGTGTGGAAATGCTTCTAAATGCTGCCAAAACTCTGAACTATCAGGAGGATTTAGCTTCTTTTGGATCGAAGGACCAATAG